CGCTGTCCAAAATTCGGACACGGTTCATGTGGAAACGAACACAGAACCGTGACCCGGAGCACACACCTGGGCACGTATGGGGATTGGTCTCGATGGCTGAAGTGGGTCACATTGAGTTCGAGGCCGCTGTCGATCGGATGAAGCTCAGGTTGAACCTGGCTGCCGCCGACGTCGTGCGGGAGATGGGTGGACAGTTCAATCCGGACGCCATGGTGCGGCAGGCTTCCCAAAGCCTCGACGAGGCCGCGCGCGAGCTTCTCATGTTCGGCGGCGACCTCTGGCCCTACGGCGAGGAGTCCCCTCCCCCGCTCTCCTATGCGGACAACATCATCCCTTTCGCCAAACGCTCCGCGCGATCCGCCCTAACTAGGACCCGCGCGGCTGCCGGCGCCGTGGCCCGCAGCGTCGTGGTGATCGCCGGCATCCTCGTGCTGGCCGCGGCGACGACGGACAAGGTGAATCTGCCCGGCATGCCGGCAGTGGCCGCCTACATCTACTCCAAGAACCCCGATCCGCAGCTCGTCCGCTACGTCGAGCACAAGGGCAAGTTCATGCGGGTCGAGGCGCGCCGCGTGCCCGGCGAGCCCTTCGACGTTCTCCACATCACCGACATTCGCCCGAGCGAGGAAGCGGTCGCCCTCGACCTCGTGGCCGACCCGTTCGAGACCGACACCACGGTCGCGGGCGGCGACGTTCCGGGTTTCGACGGCAAAGGGCGTCGGCTCGCGCCCGACGCCCTAACCGCGAACCAGAGCTAGAACATGCCCCACATATCCGCCCAGTCCGGGTCCTTGGCCTGCTTGTAGGCCGCGGCTCCACTGGGCGCAGGTGTCTCGGGCGCCGCAGGTTTCTGCGCTTCGCCCTTTCGCCCGTTCGCTGCTTCGACCAGACGCTCCACGTAGCCGGCGAGCGCCTTGCGGGCCCGACGATACTGAGGCGGGGTCATGCGGTCGTCGTAGAGCGGGAGCTTGGCGTTGATGTCGGCAAGGAAGCCGGCGTCCGGACCGTCGCCGAACCCCTCCCCTGCCAGGCGTTTGATCGCCCGCTTCACCGCCTCGTCGTTGCGCTCCAGGAGCGCGAGGATCGTCTCCGACGTGTGCATCAGCGGCCCTCCCACATCGCCTTGAGTTTCGCCACGCCGGCCTTGGCTTCGTCGTGGTCGTATTTCGGGTGGCGCTTCCAGAACTCCAGCTTCTTCTCGCACATGGTCAGCTCGACCCGTGCGCGCCGCTGCTCCTCACGGTCCTTGGTCGACTTCGCGATGAAGTCGAGCATGAGGTAGTTCTCGTAGTGGCGCAGATAGGCTTTGGTGCCGTTCATGCGCCACACGTCAATCTTGACGCCTTCGCCGCTCTTGTTGTCGGCGTAGAAGATCGCAGCCATTGCTGTTCTCTCGTCTTGTTTCGACTGAGAGAAGATCGCACGCAGAACTCGGCGTGTCGGTTGGCGCGTCTAGGAGGATGTGAAGCCCGCGTGTCGGAAGGCCGGGTGTTCCATGCCGGTCGTAGCTGTGGCGTGGTGAACCTGCTCGACGCTCTCGATCTTCGGGCAGCCATGCATGGTCGAGGCGGCCCGCTGGACGTTCGTGCCGGCGACCTCGGCCGACGGCGCCTCGACCACGACGACGTGCGTGTGGCCAAGGCGCGAAAGGGTGACGCGGTAGCGCATGATTCCCTCCTACTCGTCGTAGAGCTCGACCGCGAACACCGCGTCCAGGTCGATGAAGGTGCGCTGCGGCTCGGTCGTGGCCCGGCCGCTGGTGTCGGACGGCTCCTCGATCACGAGCACCGGACCGGCCTGGGTCGCGATCAGCCGATGGGCGCCGGCGTGCTTACCGGCCAGCGTCGTGACCTCGATGTGGTAGCCCTCGCCCTCCTGGCGCTTCTCGATCTCGGCGATGATCGCCTTGAATTTGACCGCGTGCATGTCGCCCTCTCGCTCGGTAGCGATTTCGCTACCCTCACAAAAGGACGGGCGCCCAAGCCGTTAAGCCTGGGCGCCCGCGAAAGGTATGAGAGACAGGTGGTGTCCCGATTTCGACTCAGCGCCCTCGGGACCACGGACGGAGCGTCTGGTGCTGCCCTTCCCTCCCCTTGACGTGGGCGATCTCCGGCTGGGTTAAGGTCGTCAGCATCGACCCGCTGTTCAGCGATTCTTGGCGCAATCTCTGCCGGCCCCTCACGGGGATTCACGTTGGCGATCGCGTTGCCTGGCCCTGTGCTCGGGCCCTGTGCCTCCGTTCGAGGCGGGCTGTCGATTTCGTGCGGCAGGCTCACCGAGGCTGCAATGTCCTCGTCTCTCGCCTTGTGGGGCCGCTATCGTAACTGGGTGATGCCGTCAGGCGCTGGTCAGAACTTCATGACGATCTCCTTTGCGTCTCGTGTTGTCGCGCTACACGTCACTGCCGAAGCTCAGTGTGTCTCTTGCGCGCTCGCTGTCGCTGTTGACTTAGACAAGATGCACTGACGAACGAGGGTAAGCTACTCGCTCATCAATGGTATCTCGCGTTCGCTAAACCGCCCTTCCGCTGTTAGGCGGCGACGGGCATCGGGACCGACGTCGGGGCGGCGTAGGGCACGCTCACCGAGACGAAGGTGTAGAGGGTGCGCGGATCGACGGCCTTCGCCTTGTCCGCGGCCTTGGCCTGGCGCGCTTCGAGCGCGTCGACCACGGTGCGCAGATCGGCGGGGCGGCCGACGTTGGCGACGAAGGCGCCCGGCTGGCCGGCGAGGAACTGACCGAGGAAGCCGATCTGCACGCTCTGCACGGTGCCCTTGACCTCGCCGTCGGTGCAGCTGACGGTCACGTCCTCGTTCTGACGGACGTTCACGAAGGCTTCGGTGCCGAGGAGCAGGTCGTAGAGGCCCATGCCGTTGGTGACGGAAGCCTTGGGCGCGTTCACGGTGATGTTCATGTGGTCTTTCGCTTTCAGAGGGAGGCGGTGCGCATGATCTTGCGACCATACGCAGTGCAGGACGGGCGAGCGCCGATCCCGCGGTTATACAGGGAGACACCAGCGCAGCCGGCCCCTCCCCGATTGATGGCCGCGCGCAGGTAGCGCATCGCGCCCCTGATGTTGTCGCGGCAGTTGAAGACGTTCCGCACGCCCATCGCCCGAGCGGTGCCACGGGTGAGCTGGCCGGCGCCCGAGGCCGACGAGTGCGGATTCTTGGCGCGGCAGTTGTAGCCGCTCTCGATCTTGATGACGGCGTGGGCGAGCCGGTTGGGGACGCCGGCCGCGGCCGCTTCCTGGCTGACGATCTGCTGGACCGAACCGCCCTCGGCCTGGCCGGTGAGACGGTTGAGGCGGGTGTTGATCCCGTGAACCGGCGCTTCCACACGACCGAGCAGGCGGTCGAAGAAGCTGTCCTGGGCCTGGGCCCCGGTGGCTGCGGTCAAGGTCGTCAATGCGACCAGGGCCGCGCTCATCGTAAGGCGCATGGCCTTCTCCTTGTTGCTCTCCAGTGCGCTCAGTAAGTCAGCGCTGACTGATTATAGCAGTGCGCGCTTGGCGTTTTCAAAGCGATCGACACAGACCGGACTCAGAGGCGGCGTGGAATGCGCGACGTTGCTCTGTGAGACGCGCGAACGCTTTCGAGCATCGCTGATGCGTCGCGAGCGAACCGACGCTGTGCGAGCTTCTGAGAGCGTCGCAGATCGCGTCCTAGCGAGAGAGCGAAGTCGCTGTTTCGCGAAACGCAAAAGCCCCGCACGAGGGCGGGGCTTAGGGTCGTCAGCAGGGGAGGGCGCTAGGTGATTCCGAGCGCCCGATTGGCGTAGCTCAGGATGCGAGCCTGCCGGTCGGCGTCGGGCGGGTTCTTGGCCTCGTAGCGGATGACTTCGAGGACCTGGCGCACATCGTCGAGCGGGATCGGGTCGGTGCTCGGACCCTCGACCTCGATCATCTCCTCAAACAGACCTTCCGACAGCATGCGAACCACGCCGAGCAGCCGGCGCCAGTTGGGGTTCTGATCCATCCAGCGCTCCGGGGAGGGGCCCTTCTCCTCCAGCTCGATCGCCCGCGTCACGAGCCGCGCCAGCGAACCCAGGCCCGAGGAATCGTCCTTGTAGCCCTCATGCCGGAACTGCGGCCCGCCGACGTAGCGGAAGCGCTCGGCCTTGCCGTCCTCACCGACGAGATCGAGGAAGCCGGGCCACTGGTTCTCGGGGCTGAACGCCAGCGAGCGAATCCAAGCATCGTCGCCCTCACCCACGAACGGCTGGTAGACCACGAGCGGCTCCAGGGTCTCGCTGTGTCGGCCGACGGTCAGCACGGTGTAGAGATCGCCCGTCCTGAAATGCTGCCAGATCGAACCGTTGCCGGGCGCGTGGTCTGGAATGGGCGGAAGCTGCTTGACCGACAAGAGATTTCTCCTTTCGCTAAGTCGCTGGGTGGCTATTTCGTGAAGACCAGGGTCCGGAAGACCTCGATCTCGGCGATGGCCGCTTCCATCCGCATCTTTGCCTCGGAGGAGAGGTCATTCATCTCCTGCGGGTCTTCCTCGTCGGTGAGGCTGCGCAGGGAAAGGATGGCGTTGTTGCACTGCCGGATGGCAGCGAGCCGGCGCTTCTCGCGCTCCTTCTGAGCGTCTGTCACTCCGGCCGCTCCCAGTGCTTGATCGCCGCGTCGCCGATCAGCAGCGCGACCGAGCCGACCAGAACGTCGGACATGGCGACGAGGCCGTTGGGCTGTCGCGTCACAAGGCCGGACCGGAGCATCGCCGAGGCCCAGAGCTTCGTGGCGATCATGTTGACCGGCCGACCCTCGACCTTGCCGTCC
This genomic interval from Methylobacterium sp. AMS5 contains the following:
- a CDS encoding lytic transglycosylase domain-containing protein, with protein sequence MRLTMSAALVALTTLTAATGAQAQDSFFDRLLGRVEAPVHGINTRLNRLTGQAEGGSVQQIVSQEAAAAGVPNRLAHAVIKIESGYNCRAKNPHSSASGAGQLTRGTARAMGVRNVFNCRDNIRGAMRYLRAAINRGGAGCAGVSLYNRGIGARPSCTAYGRKIMRTASL
- a CDS encoding DUF1653 domain-containing protein, with amino-acid sequence MSVKQLPPIPDHAPGNGSIWQHFRTGDLYTVLTVGRHSETLEPLVVYQPFVGEGDDAWIRSLAFSPENQWPGFLDLVGEDGKAERFRYVGGPQFRHEGYKDDSSGLGSLARLVTRAIELEEKGPSPERWMDQNPNWRRLLGVVRMLSEGLFEEMIEVEGPSTDPIPLDDVRQVLEVIRYEAKNPPDADRQARILSYANRALGIT